A genomic segment from Alteribacillus bidgolensis encodes:
- the ytpR gene encoding YtpR family tRNA-binding protein: MNVFYNKQGIGDTLLVSLKEIDKDRRAVERKGDAAKLYHKDSRETAGYNIFNVSEYGNIKESGMLPVTGELIDIVQTALKVNGFEETLELPANPSFVVGMVKDKKKHPDADKLSVCQVETGQETHQIVCGAPNVDKGQKVVVALPGAVMPTGMKIKKSKLRGVASNGMICSAKELVLPDAPKEKGILVLDDHYETGSDFLLQYHR, from the coding sequence ATGAATGTATTTTATAACAAGCAAGGAATTGGAGATACACTCCTCGTTTCACTTAAAGAAATTGATAAAGATAGACGAGCAGTGGAACGAAAAGGTGATGCAGCAAAACTTTATCATAAAGATAGCAGGGAAACCGCAGGCTATAATATTTTCAACGTATCAGAGTACGGAAACATCAAAGAATCCGGGATGCTTCCTGTCACTGGAGAACTGATTGATATAGTACAAACAGCCTTGAAAGTTAACGGATTTGAAGAAACATTAGAGCTTCCGGCAAATCCTTCTTTTGTAGTGGGGATGGTAAAAGACAAGAAAAAACATCCTGATGCAGATAAATTAAGTGTATGTCAAGTGGAAACTGGACAGGAAACACATCAAATTGTCTGCGGGGCTCCAAATGTTGATAAAGGACAAAAAGTAGTTGTTGCACTTCCAGGAGCAGTAATGCCTACAGGAATGAAAATAAAAAAATCCAAACTGCGCGGTGTTGCTTCTAATGGAATGATTTGTTCAGCTAAAGAACTTGTACTGCCGGACGCACCAAAAGAAAAGGGCATTCTCGTATTAGACGATCATTATGAGACTGGAAGCGACTTTTTGCTTCAATATCACCGTTGA
- a CDS encoding DUF1444 family protein, with translation MDITEFRNKLEKRLAGKNRSFTFDKEKSMLRVDHTALKKGVELDLNKLLAKHEKNKEQALEDAVHYINGSFEAMERAVVLKGKEKNIFPVIRSTSFPTETKDGKELLYTEHTAETRIYYALDMGEAYTMLEKETIEQEEYTIDQIKETALFNIRAVEISYKTDEVAGNIFYFVNTNDGYDASRLLNENFVEEMNKKMEGDTAVAVPHQDVLIFADIRNKQGYDILGQLAFRFFSNGRVPITALPFLYENKKLEPIFILARKKPQK, from the coding sequence GTGGATATTACTGAATTTCGAAATAAATTAGAAAAACGCTTGGCCGGTAAAAATCGTTCTTTTACCTTTGATAAAGAAAAAAGTATGTTACGTGTAGATCATACCGCCTTAAAAAAAGGGGTGGAATTAGATTTAAATAAGCTGCTCGCAAAGCATGAGAAAAATAAAGAACAGGCATTAGAGGATGCTGTTCATTATATTAATGGATCGTTTGAAGCGATGGAAAGAGCAGTGGTTCTTAAAGGAAAAGAAAAAAATATATTTCCCGTTATTCGTTCCACCTCCTTTCCAACAGAAACAAAGGATGGCAAGGAGCTTTTATACACGGAACATACTGCGGAAACACGAATTTATTATGCTCTTGATATGGGCGAAGCCTATACCATGCTTGAAAAGGAAACAATCGAGCAAGAAGAATACACAATAGATCAGATAAAAGAAACAGCGCTCTTTAATATTCGTGCAGTAGAAATTTCCTATAAGACCGATGAAGTTGCTGGCAATATCTTTTACTTTGTAAACACAAACGATGGTTACGATGCGAGCCGTCTTTTAAATGAAAATTTCGTAGAAGAAATGAATAAAAAAATGGAAGGGGACACGGCGGTTGCTGTACCGCATCAGGACGTACTGATTTTTGCAGATATTCGCAACAAACAAGGGTATGATATTCTCGGTCAGCTCGCTTTTCGCTTTTTTTCCAATGGACGGGTTCCTATTACAGCTCTCCCATTTTTGTATGAAAATAAAAAATTAGAGCCGATTTTCATCCTCGCCCGCAAAAAACCTCAGAAATAA
- a CDS encoding thioredoxin family protein, whose protein sequence is MENIEERTEFEDVISQDRTVVMFSADWCPDCRVIEPVLPEIEKENNDFAFYHADRDRLIDVCQEYDVFGIPSFIAFHRGIEIHRFVSKTKKTPDEVQQFLNETKIHLDQ, encoded by the coding sequence TTGGAAAATATTGAGGAACGGACAGAGTTTGAGGATGTAATAAGCCAAGATAGGACTGTTGTGATGTTTTCTGCTGACTGGTGTCCTGACTGTCGTGTGATAGAGCCGGTATTACCGGAAATTGAAAAAGAAAATAATGATTTTGCATTTTATCATGCTGATAGAGACCGTCTCATAGATGTCTGTCAAGAATATGATGTATTTGGAATCCCAAGTTTTATTGCTTTTCATAGAGGAATAGAAATACATCGTTTTGTAAGTAAAACGAAGAAAACACCCGATGAGGTGCAGCAATTTCTAAATGAAACGAAAATCCATTTAGATCAATAA
- a CDS encoding PTS transporter subunit IIC: MKSFFLRKGVKLSVKTYTVTALSYMALGLFSSLIIGLIINTIGEQLQWSFFMKMGTLAMDLMGPAIGAAVAYGLQAPPLILFSAIVSGAAGAELGGPAGAFIAALLSVEIGKLISKETKLDIIVTPFVTIGSGFSIAYFLGPVINTGLIGFGELIMWATDQQPFIMGIVVAVLMGLALTAPISSAAIAIMIGLEGIAAGAAAVGCSAQMVGFAVSSYRENGIAGLAALGIGTSMLQVPNIIKNPLILIPPTAAGAVFAPLSTMVFLLENNAAGAGMGTSGLVGQIMTFSVMGFTSHVLWGIILLHIIGPAIVSLLLSEWMRKRNWITLGDMKLDQG; this comes from the coding sequence ATGAAGTCCTTTTTTTTACGTAAAGGTGTAAAGCTATCTGTAAAGACATATACGGTTACAGCGTTAAGCTATATGGCACTTGGGTTGTTTTCATCGCTCATTATTGGATTAATTATTAATACTATAGGAGAACAGCTGCAATGGTCTTTTTTTATGAAGATGGGAACATTAGCTATGGATTTAATGGGCCCTGCTATTGGAGCAGCTGTTGCCTATGGTTTACAAGCACCTCCGCTTATACTTTTCTCGGCAATCGTAAGCGGCGCGGCGGGAGCTGAGCTCGGAGGACCAGCAGGAGCATTTATTGCAGCTCTATTATCTGTGGAGATTGGAAAACTCATTTCTAAAGAAACAAAGCTTGATATTATTGTTACTCCCTTTGTCACCATCGGCTCAGGGTTTTCTATTGCTTATTTTCTAGGACCGGTTATTAATACAGGATTAATTGGGTTTGGGGAGCTTATTATGTGGGCGACAGACCAACAGCCTTTTATTATGGGCATTGTAGTAGCTGTGTTAATGGGGCTTGCATTAACAGCTCCTATTTCAAGTGCCGCCATTGCTATTATGATAGGACTTGAAGGCATCGCAGCCGGTGCTGCAGCAGTTGGCTGTTCTGCACAAATGGTTGGTTTTGCTGTGAGCAGCTACAGAGAAAATGGTATAGCAGGTCTTGCGGCTCTCGGGATTGGTACATCTATGCTGCAAGTTCCTAATATCATTAAGAATCCGCTTATTTTAATCCCGCCTACAGCAGCTGGGGCTGTATTTGCACCGCTTTCCACGATGGTATTTTTATTAGAAAATAATGCAGCTGGAGCAGGGATGGGAACGAGCGGGTTAGTTGGACAGATTATGACGTTTTCGGTAATGGGTTTTACTTCTCATGTTTTATGGGGAATTATTCTATTACATATTATCGGACCTGCCATTGTAAGTCTTCTTTTGTCTGAGTGGATGAGAAAACGAAATTGGATTACACTAGGAGATATGAAGTTAGACCAAGGATAG